A single window of Candidatus Flexicrinis affinis DNA harbors:
- the queA gene encoding tRNA preQ1(34) S-adenosylmethionine ribosyltransferase-isomerase QueA, whose amino-acid sequence MTHISEFDYELPQELIAQTPVEPRDSSRLMVVDRENAAIDTGRAFRDIADLLNPGDVLVLNTTRVVPARIPAIKPTGGAAEILLLRQLAPTRWNALVGGKNIAVGMQLSFANSTLTATIVEDLSGAERVVEFSEPPGSHLAQIGQTPLPPYIHTPVSDPERYQTVYARQEGSAAAPTAGLHFTPDLLIELRRKGVVFAHCTLHIGLDTFQPVKVETIEDHEIHSEYAELSTQDAEIINKAKLAGGRIVAVGTTSARTLETAALVSAGGDPQHPEESMDLCPWRPVAAFTADTRLFITPGYRWKAVDALVTNFHLPKSTLLMMISSFAGLDLTRKAYATAIAERFRFYSFGDAMFIM is encoded by the coding sequence ATGACGCACATTTCCGAATTCGACTACGAACTGCCCCAAGAGCTGATCGCGCAGACTCCCGTGGAACCGCGCGACTCGTCACGGCTTATGGTGGTGGATCGCGAAAACGCCGCGATCGACACCGGCCGTGCTTTCCGCGATATCGCCGACTTGCTCAACCCGGGCGACGTGCTGGTGCTCAACACGACACGCGTCGTGCCAGCCCGGATCCCGGCCATCAAGCCCACCGGTGGCGCCGCCGAGATTCTGCTGCTGCGCCAGCTCGCGCCTACGCGCTGGAATGCGCTGGTAGGCGGCAAGAACATCGCCGTTGGCATGCAGCTCTCCTTCGCGAACTCGACGCTGACAGCGACGATCGTCGAAGACCTCAGCGGCGCGGAGCGCGTTGTGGAATTCAGCGAGCCGCCCGGTAGTCACCTCGCGCAGATCGGCCAAACGCCGCTGCCTCCCTACATCCACACGCCGGTGAGCGATCCCGAACGGTACCAGACCGTATATGCGCGGCAGGAAGGTTCGGCGGCAGCGCCAACGGCCGGCCTGCACTTCACGCCCGACCTGCTGATCGAACTTCGCCGCAAAGGCGTTGTGTTCGCCCACTGCACCCTGCATATCGGCCTCGATACGTTTCAACCGGTCAAGGTCGAGACGATCGAAGATCACGAGATCCACAGCGAATACGCCGAACTGAGCACGCAGGACGCCGAGATCATCAACAAGGCGAAGCTGGCCGGCGGACGGATCGTCGCGGTCGGTACCACCAGCGCGCGCACGCTCGAGACTGCCGCGCTCGTGAGCGCGGGAGGCGACCCGCAGCACCCGGAAGAGAGTATGGACCTATGCCCGTGGCGGCCGGTCGCGGCATTTACAGCCGACACGCGCTTGTTCATCACGCCGGGCTATCGCTGGAAAGCAGTCGATGCACTGGTCACCAACTTCCACCTGCCCAAGTCTACGCTGCTGATGATGATCTCCAGCTTCGCCGGGCTTGACCTTACGCGCAAAGCCTATGCGACCGCGATCGCAGAACGTTTCCGCTTCTATTCGTTCGGCGACGCCATGTTCATCATGTAA
- the rplU gene encoding 50S ribosomal protein L21 codes for MYAIFRSGGRQFRAEVGQEIDVERLPFDENQSVTIEDVLLIGDGDDTVIGTPTVEGASVTVTVTKQFRGDKVIVFRYRQRTNYRRKTGHRQYYTRLRIDAINR; via the coding sequence ATGTATGCCATTTTCCGTTCAGGCGGGCGTCAATTCCGTGCCGAAGTCGGGCAAGAAATTGACGTTGAACGCCTCCCCTTCGACGAAAATCAGTCCGTAACGATCGAGGATGTCCTGCTCATTGGTGACGGCGACGACACCGTGATCGGCACGCCGACCGTGGAAGGCGCCAGCGTGACAGTCACCGTCACCAAGCAGTTCCGCGGCGACAAGGTCATCGTCTTCCGTTACCGTCAGCGGACGAACTATCGCCGCAAGACCGGACACCGCCAGTATTACACCCGTCTGCGTATTGACGCGATCAATCGGTAA
- the rpmA gene encoding 50S ribosomal protein L27: MAHKKGGGSTKNGRDSNAQRLGIKAFGGEFVIPGNIIVRQNGTKFHPGDGVGMGRDYTIFAVEEGYVYFERMRGRGAQKQISVRPENPNKTTAPAQSTSSESAAD, translated from the coding sequence ATGGCTCATAAAAAGGGCGGCGGCTCTACCAAGAACGGGCGCGACTCGAATGCGCAGCGGCTGGGCATAAAGGCCTTCGGCGGCGAATTCGTCATCCCGGGCAACATCATCGTGCGGCAGAACGGCACCAAGTTCCACCCGGGCGACGGCGTGGGCATGGGCCGCGATTACACGATTTTTGCGGTCGAGGAAGGCTATGTCTACTTCGAGCGCATGCGCGGGCGCGGTGCGCAGAAGCAGATCAGCGTACGGCCCGAGAACCCGAACAAGACGACTGCTCCTGCACAGTCGACCAGTTCGGAATCCGCCGCAGACTAA
- the rpmE gene encoding 50S ribosomal protein L31 has product MKAKIHPKWYPAATVVCACGNTWTTGATIPEIRTDICSACHPFYTGEQRIVDTEGQIDRFLKKLQVRTNMAAEAEARAATKAAPANPTIQDLGLDKRTVNSLKEAGIELTNDLLGKLVNEGEEAILAIGGIGRQSLISIKKALRANGFDVPGADSE; this is encoded by the coding sequence ATGAAGGCCAAGATCCACCCGAAGTGGTATCCCGCCGCGACTGTTGTTTGCGCATGTGGAAACACATGGACGACCGGCGCGACGATCCCCGAAATCCGCACAGATATCTGCTCGGCTTGCCATCCGTTTTACACCGGCGAGCAGCGCATCGTTGACACCGAAGGCCAGATCGACCGCTTCCTCAAGAAGCTGCAGGTCCGGACCAATATGGCCGCCGAGGCCGAGGCCCGCGCTGCCACCAAGGCCGCACCAGCCAACCCGACAATTCAGGACCTGGGCCTCGACAAGCGCACCGTCAACTCGCTGAAAGAGGCGGGTATCGAGCTGACCAACGACCTGCTTGGCAAGCTGGTCAACGAGGGCGAAGAGGCCATCCTCGCTATCGGCGGTATCGGCCGGCAGTCGCTGATTTCGATCAAGAAGGCGTTGCGCGCCAACGGTTTCGACGTTCCGGGCGCAGATTCCGAGTAG
- a CDS encoding thymidine kinase: protein MRHHSGHLEVICGSMFSGKTEELIRRVRRAEYARQSIQIFKPDIDTRYAAKSVASHSGQSATAHPIRQASDIVRLLKPDTTVVAIDEVQFLDEEIVPVVETLANKGIRVICAGLDLDFRAEPFGSMPALMSIAEEVTKLRAICVICGDVACRSQRLVNGQPARYDDPIIMIGAQETYEARCRQHFAVPGKPGFRLTT from the coding sequence ATGCGCCATCACAGCGGCCACCTCGAGGTCATTTGCGGGAGCATGTTCAGCGGCAAGACGGAAGAACTCATTCGCCGCGTCCGCCGAGCCGAATATGCGCGCCAAAGCATTCAAATCTTCAAGCCCGATATCGACACGCGCTACGCGGCCAAGTCGGTCGCCAGCCACAGCGGGCAGTCGGCGACCGCGCACCCGATCAGGCAGGCGTCCGACATCGTACGCCTGCTTAAGCCCGATACGACCGTTGTCGCGATCGACGAGGTGCAGTTCCTCGACGAGGAGATCGTACCGGTGGTCGAGACCCTTGCGAACAAAGGCATTCGCGTCATTTGCGCCGGCCTCGATCTGGATTTTCGCGCTGAACCGTTCGGCTCGATGCCAGCCTTGATGTCGATCGCCGAAGAAGTGACGAAGCTGCGCGCAATTTGCGTGATTTGCGGGGATGTCGCGTGCCGCTCGCAGCGGCTTGTGAACGGTCAGCCTGCGCGCTACGACGACCCGATTATCATGATCGGCGCACAGGAAACCTACGAGGCTCGCTGCCGGCAGCACTTCGCCGTACCGGGCAAGCCCGGCTTTCGCCTAACCACATAG
- a CDS encoding LysM peptidoglycan-binding domain-containing protein has translation MSLHTKLSALARTALCIIVLSAALVVAQQPPAGGTIHVVQRGETLFRIAQSYGLTTEVLARVNGILNPSNILVGQRLIIPGPDFIPEVDTPETYVVQFADTLASIGAAFGVNVETLVALNSLANPDSIYVGQVLRLNGEIPQDSAPVEEAPDAQEPPREQVIHRVQRGETLFRIAQRYDVNMSAIQEANDIQDASRIFAGQDLIIPDARTASAVSALPDGIATIDLTPLVLTEGKSGRLLVTSAAAATVNVTFLNRVIPVSSSDGGTTHRAFLPVALGTAPGIYDISVSVADVTGRSEVLRFNVQVTSGGYGRQYITLPSSKVPLLTQGVEDNERGLLETLTSRYTPDLYIGGPMGLPAAASMFSAFGAARAYNGGGFDRYHTGADFAGAPGTPVIAAAAGRVVLADTLNIRGVSVVIDHGWGVYTAYAHMNDRYANLGDFVQAGQAIGTIGSTGRATGAHLHWEVWLHGTPVDPMQWAAEAFP, from the coding sequence ATGAGTCTTCACACCAAGTTGTCGGCCCTTGCCCGAACGGCCCTGTGTATCATCGTCCTTAGCGCAGCGCTCGTCGTCGCCCAGCAGCCCCCCGCAGGGGGAACGATTCACGTCGTACAACGCGGCGAGACCCTGTTTCGCATCGCGCAGTCGTACGGCCTGACGACTGAAGTGCTCGCGCGCGTGAACGGGATTCTCAACCCGTCGAACATCCTCGTCGGTCAGCGGTTGATTATTCCCGGCCCCGACTTCATTCCGGAGGTCGATACGCCCGAGACATATGTCGTTCAGTTTGCCGACACGCTCGCGTCGATCGGCGCTGCATTCGGTGTGAATGTCGAGACGCTTGTCGCCCTCAACAGCCTCGCCAACCCGGACTCGATATATGTCGGGCAAGTTCTGCGCCTCAACGGCGAGATTCCGCAGGATAGCGCTCCCGTAGAAGAGGCACCAGACGCGCAAGAACCGCCACGGGAACAGGTCATTCATCGTGTGCAGCGCGGCGAGACCCTGTTTCGCATCGCACAGCGGTACGACGTGAATATGTCCGCAATTCAAGAGGCGAACGACATTCAGGACGCGTCGCGGATCTTCGCCGGGCAGGACTTGATCATCCCTGATGCGCGAACCGCCAGCGCCGTAAGCGCGCTGCCGGACGGAATCGCGACTATCGACCTCACGCCATTGGTGCTGACCGAGGGCAAGTCGGGACGGTTGCTGGTAACCTCGGCGGCCGCGGCGACCGTGAACGTTACGTTTCTCAACCGCGTGATTCCCGTGTCGTCGTCTGACGGTGGCACGACGCACCGTGCATTTCTACCCGTCGCGCTCGGAACGGCACCGGGAATCTACGACATTTCCGTGTCGGTGGCCGACGTCACTGGGCGCTCCGAGGTGCTCCGGTTCAACGTGCAGGTCACGTCCGGCGGTTACGGGCGGCAGTACATCACGCTGCCCTCCAGCAAGGTGCCGCTGCTCACCCAAGGAGTCGAGGACAACGAGCGCGGGTTGTTGGAGACGCTAACGTCGCGCTACACACCCGACCTGTATATTGGCGGGCCGATGGGCCTGCCTGCAGCGGCCTCGATGTTCAGCGCGTTTGGCGCGGCCCGTGCCTACAACGGCGGCGGCTTCGACCGCTACCACACTGGCGCGGACTTCGCTGGCGCGCCCGGCACGCCTGTGATCGCCGCCGCCGCCGGGCGTGTGGTGCTTGCCGATACCCTCAATATCCGTGGCGTAAGCGTGGTCATCGATCATGGCTGGGGCGTATATACGGCCTACGCCCACATGAACGACCGGTACGCCAACCTCGGTGACTTCGTACAGGCCGGTCAAGCGATCGGCACTATTGGCTCGACGGGACGCGCGACCGGCGCACATCTGCATTGGGAGGTGTGGCTGCACGGGACGCCGGTCGACCCAATGCAGTGGGCTGCCGAAGCATTCCCGTAA
- a CDS encoding DUF192 domain-containing protein, with translation MSDYRVLHNTRTGEVVLGRARWCASFLCHFFGLMGRAGLPEGEGLLFVTGRESKAATTIHMFFMRFSIGVVWLAKDGRVIDKALAKPWRPAYAPKAPAQYYVEANVSVLDRVEIGDVLAFSDRAT, from the coding sequence ATGAGCGACTATCGGGTGCTTCACAACACCCGCACCGGAGAAGTGGTACTTGGGCGCGCGCGCTGGTGCGCGAGCTTCCTGTGCCACTTCTTCGGCTTGATGGGTCGCGCGGGTCTGCCGGAAGGTGAAGGGCTGCTCTTCGTCACCGGTCGCGAGAGCAAGGCAGCGACGACCATCCACATGTTCTTCATGCGCTTTTCGATCGGCGTCGTGTGGTTGGCAAAGGATGGCCGGGTCATCGATAAGGCGCTGGCCAAACCGTGGAGGCCGGCCTATGCACCAAAGGCTCCCGCCCAGTACTATGTTGAGGCGAACGTCAGCGTGCTGGACCGAGTTGAAATCGGCGACGTGCTGGCGTTCTCGGATCGTGCCACGTAG
- a CDS encoding LysM peptidoglycan-binding domain-containing protein codes for MRRLAFIAIVALFSLAVGFAGAQGEELLRNPGFDGPYVDTGGGSVADGWLPWFVGPLTERPDFLEAPANRAIEGSAQMYSSFLATHRAGIFQTVTGLTPGVPLNFTANVWVWSTRDDSDPAASVDPGGVTIEVGIDPTGSIDPEATTIIWSQPISQYDTFVPASVSAAPSGEFATVFVRTTVAEARLVTDVYVDDASLSVQSAADDAQPTDEPVDSSTPAPEPTDVPAPTEQVDEAPATPEEVVVPPGSIEHVVQPGDSLYSIAVVYGSSIEAIRAANGLNETAIIYPGNRLIVPVSTPVVPTLEGMEATAEPTPAETEEVTPAETEEATPAETDEPDASATEAAPATAEPVTYRVQPGDSLMEIAKQYGVDVVRLGQANRILNYNLISVGQVLIIPVEQETAETTPVPTNTPSPIRHFVQFGDSVYRIAARYGVTAQAIIEANNLENPNRIFYGQLLLIPR; via the coding sequence GTTCGGTCGCAGATGGCTGGCTGCCGTGGTTTGTTGGCCCGCTGACCGAGCGCCCGGACTTCTTGGAGGCGCCAGCCAATCGAGCGATCGAAGGCAGTGCGCAGATGTACTCGTCGTTCTTGGCAACGCACCGCGCCGGCATTTTTCAGACGGTGACCGGCCTCACACCGGGCGTACCGCTGAACTTCACGGCCAACGTGTGGGTATGGTCGACACGGGACGACAGCGACCCTGCAGCGAGCGTCGACCCCGGCGGTGTGACGATCGAGGTCGGAATCGACCCGACCGGAAGCATCGACCCCGAAGCGACGACGATCATCTGGTCACAGCCGATCAGCCAATACGACACATTCGTGCCTGCGTCAGTGTCAGCCGCGCCCAGCGGCGAGTTTGCGACAGTGTTCGTTCGTACGACGGTGGCCGAGGCGCGCTTGGTCACGGATGTTTACGTGGACGATGCATCATTATCGGTCCAGTCCGCCGCCGACGATGCCCAGCCGACGGACGAGCCGGTCGATTCGTCCACGCCGGCACCAGAGCCGACCGATGTCCCAGCACCGACCGAACAGGTTGACGAGGCTCCCGCTACACCGGAAGAGGTCGTCGTCCCGCCCGGTTCGATCGAACACGTTGTGCAGCCCGGCGACTCGCTGTACTCGATTGCCGTAGTCTACGGCAGCTCGATCGAGGCGATTCGCGCGGCTAACGGACTGAATGAAACTGCGATCATCTACCCCGGAAACCGCCTGATTGTCCCGGTCAGTACGCCTGTTGTACCGACGCTCGAGGGTATGGAAGCCACGGCAGAACCGACACCGGCGGAGACCGAAGAAGTCACGCCAGCGGAAACCGAAGAGGCTACGCCGGCTGAAACCGACGAACCGGATGCCTCCGCGACCGAGGCGGCGCCAGCGACCGCTGAGCCGGTCACCTACCGCGTACAGCCCGGCGACTCGCTTATGGAGATTGCCAAGCAGTATGGCGTGGACGTTGTACGACTGGGTCAGGCCAACCGCATTCTGAACTACAACTTGATCTCGGTGGGGCAGGTGTTGATCATCCCGGTTGAACAGGAGACCGCGGAGACGACCCCGGTACCGACCAACACACCGTCCCCGATCCGTCATTTCGTGCAGTTCGGCGACTCGGTCTATCGGATTGCTGCGCGGTACGGTGTTACGGCGCAGGCGATTATCGAGGCCAATAACCTCGAAAATCCGAACCGGATCTTCTATGGGCAGCTGCTGCTCATCCCGAGATGA